From Limibacter armeniacum, one genomic window encodes:
- a CDS encoding HAD family hydrolase, with protein sequence MIVDKHNASAMVMELGEQFAKVKNPEFVFPSYELYALAPKQEQGVAILKAVVMDMDGTTTTTEEICLHALEYMVRKMGDRMDKTLWEGLDKVVDYPNVIGNSTTKHVEYLLGQYGDTFKKEAIVTAFLDAVVWTLVCGKDQKRKQEVEQNLLKLGIGQMAKDQALLQLVSQEEYSREDANVYFVSTYAGKLEDFSDDMLVAMGIDIYYQRYHELLEMIRLNQGDEVQKEVFGHVEKGQHLIEPMPGVGVLLLMMKGWLGEEIKNLLPELIETYNKKRGVSFSDTDINYTTNRLIELSCQFEQQPLKVGLVTSSIFYEADIVIKEVFAVLREWIMESAVSEKRKQFIAEQLFDYRNVYDSFVTASDSNEIRLKPHRDLYSIALHQLGIHPNDFDKVAGFEDSQSGTVAMRAAGIGLSIAVPFAQTAGHDLSAATFICKGGVPEVLLEEQLFIRNEVLQS encoded by the coding sequence ATGATAGTAGATAAGCACAATGCTTCGGCAATGGTGATGGAGCTGGGAGAGCAGTTCGCAAAGGTCAAGAACCCTGAGTTTGTATTTCCTTCTTACGAATTGTATGCCTTGGCTCCCAAGCAGGAACAGGGTGTTGCAATACTGAAGGCTGTGGTGATGGACATGGATGGAACCACCACTACAACGGAAGAGATTTGCCTGCACGCCTTGGAATACATGGTTCGGAAAATGGGTGACCGCATGGATAAGACTCTATGGGAAGGACTTGACAAGGTAGTGGACTATCCGAACGTGATTGGCAACAGCACGACCAAGCATGTGGAGTATTTGTTAGGTCAATACGGTGATACTTTCAAGAAAGAGGCAATTGTAACGGCATTTCTGGATGCAGTGGTTTGGACGCTCGTATGCGGCAAAGACCAAAAAAGAAAGCAGGAAGTGGAGCAGAACCTGTTGAAACTTGGCATTGGTCAGATGGCAAAGGATCAGGCATTGCTACAGCTTGTGTCACAGGAAGAATATAGTCGCGAAGATGCAAATGTCTACTTCGTGTCTACCTATGCTGGTAAACTGGAAGACTTCTCTGATGATATGCTTGTGGCTATGGGGATTGACATATACTATCAGCGTTATCATGAGTTGCTGGAGATGATCAGGCTAAATCAAGGTGATGAGGTACAAAAGGAAGTATTTGGTCATGTGGAAAAAGGTCAGCATCTGATTGAGCCAATGCCGGGAGTAGGTGTACTGTTGCTGATGATGAAAGGTTGGCTAGGTGAAGAGATCAAAAACCTGCTTCCGGAGCTGATTGAAACTTACAATAAGAAACGGGGAGTTAGTTTCTCCGATACTGATATCAACTATACGACAAACAGACTGATTGAATTGAGTTGTCAATTCGAGCAACAGCCACTGAAGGTTGGACTGGTGACATCATCCATCTTTTATGAGGCGGATATTGTGATCAAGGAGGTGTTTGCAGTACTCAGGGAATGGATTATGGAATCTGCGGTGTCTGAGAAACGCAAGCAGTTTATTGCCGAACAGTTATTTGACTACCGCAATGTGTACGATAGCTTTGTAACAGCTTCTGATTCCAATGAGATCAGGTTGAAGCCTCACCGTGACCTTTACAGCATAGCCCTTCACCAACTGGGAATTCACCCAAATGACTTTGACAAGGTAGCAGGTTTTGAGGACAGCCAAAGCGGTACAGTTGCCATGCGTGCGGCGGGTATCGGTTTAAGCATTGCTGTCCCATTTGCCCAAACGGCAGGACATGACCTGAGTGCAGCCACATTTATTTGCAAGGGCGGTGTGCCTGAGGTACTGCTCGAAGAACAGCTTTTTATCCGAAATGAGGTATTGCAGTCATAA
- a CDS encoding DUF3370 family protein, translating to MKKVTFVLTLVLSTLFLNACHQEEQLQQEINEQPDAQHNLRMAVSQSDWTAGSISGIVPQDQLEDLGGGLSGNKIWKSNNPEIFRGTGWLMQNSRTDATRGGAAYPVSGTIPVYLFHINQSGSQKYLHVLVTNPNASSITISGKGSMYTNSEKPLQGTGTGQSFHVAKDWLNNTPRTSFSNVTLNSYKAYEVAKLPVPNGNMIDGRFEITASAGAYVYTVVTSNGSLTDAINKSQGGPATGDIYSPNPNAYGREAGVYANSGWEGSTDITLPASQSYIGFALNTSSKFAFNGVYLQDQNAPSVVRLSDSAEKTYGNYGHQYDITLAMHNPNSTAKQVTLYFASNYTNSVNSPSFTYNGPLKMNGVVKNIYTTPTAPRQWLATWNVPAGGNFNGNLDFYIPGLITTGQQLILQVN from the coding sequence ATGAAAAAAGTAACGTTTGTACTCACTTTGGTATTGAGTACTTTGTTCCTGAATGCTTGTCATCAGGAAGAGCAATTGCAACAGGAAATCAATGAACAGCCTGATGCTCAACATAACCTCAGAATGGCTGTTTCGCAATCGGATTGGACAGCTGGCTCTATTTCTGGAATTGTACCTCAGGACCAGTTAGAAGATTTGGGAGGAGGGCTTTCAGGCAATAAGATCTGGAAAAGTAACAACCCCGAAATATTTAGAGGAACAGGTTGGTTAATGCAAAACTCGCGTACGGATGCTACTCGTGGTGGAGCAGCATACCCTGTTTCTGGAACCATACCTGTCTATCTGTTTCATATTAATCAGTCAGGAAGTCAGAAGTATCTGCATGTACTGGTAACGAATCCAAATGCCTCTTCCATCACGATCTCTGGAAAAGGGTCTATGTACACCAACTCAGAAAAGCCTCTTCAGGGGACTGGTACAGGACAGAGCTTTCATGTGGCTAAAGATTGGTTGAACAATACGCCACGTACTTCTTTCTCCAATGTAACTTTGAATAGCTATAAAGCTTACGAAGTAGCCAAGCTACCAGTACCTAACGGTAATATGATTGATGGTCGTTTTGAGATTACGGCAAGTGCTGGTGCTTATGTGTACACTGTAGTGACTTCTAATGGAAGTTTGACCGATGCCATCAACAAATCCCAAGGTGGGCCTGCTACTGGAGATATATATTCTCCTAACCCAAATGCTTATGGGCGTGAAGCTGGCGTATATGCCAATAGTGGATGGGAAGGAAGTACAGATATCACGCTGCCTGCTTCCCAGTCGTATATCGGGTTTGCCTTAAATACAAGCAGCAAGTTTGCTTTTAATGGAGTCTACTTGCAGGACCAGAATGCACCATCCGTAGTTCGACTTTCCGATTCAGCTGAGAAAACGTATGGTAATTATGGTCATCAATATGATATTACCTTGGCGATGCACAATCCAAATAGTACAGCCAAACAAGTGACCTTGTACTTTGCTTCCAATTATACGAATAGTGTCAACAGCCCATCATTTACTTATAATGGCCCATTGAAGATGAATGGAGTAGTCAAAAACATCTATACTACACCAACAGCACCTCGCCAGTGGCTGGCTACTTGGAATGTACCAGCAGGAGGTAACTTTAATGGCAATTTGGATTTTTATATTCCGGGGCTTATCACCACCGGTCAACAACTTATCTTACAAGTGAACTAA